A region of Culicoides brevitarsis isolate CSIRO-B50_1 chromosome 1, AGI_CSIRO_Cbre_v1, whole genome shotgun sequence DNA encodes the following proteins:
- the LOC134827398 gene encoding HEAT repeat-containing protein 5B isoform X3, protein MESSQSLTLNEEALSKIPEQKRPVFVFEWLRHLDKVLIAAQKSDIKACQKKLVEQLLAHIQGTPGPPMRRLIAKNLATLFSVGDTFLLIETANKCNDILKNKDDSPSFLATRLAAIGILGSMYEKLGRMMGRTYEETVQLLLKLLRNAESQTRIEIVITLEKVCTGMGSAINNVHKDIYKAVRYCLTDRVMAVRVAAADCLLEMCQHAPFLYTTELESLSALCFRALDGSNYEVRCAVAKLLGNLIAFTQLPVKSGPGNAAAAKTFKPISLDEALSVLMGGFLRGGASFLKGTEMIKGTSNINREVRVGVTHAYVIFVQTMGGLWLERNLQAFLSHVLELVANPKAASSHVDAVYSRKCINFILDSVIGKMLGEKAQASACKELVHIIAKQMNSIDFSPENAKDANQETLFSQHLLVCALQELGSLILILGTTAQNLLSDHTLNLIDAVCAVLVHPCSAARLAAAWCLRSICVAVPSQITPLIDRFIDAIEKMRTSPDAISGYSCALAAVLGSVRLSPLGIPHTKGKIIFNTAEELLRTASQNSRLSLNRTQAGWLLIGSIMTLGNAVVKNLLPRMLLLWRNAFPRSTKELESEKARGDAFTWQVTLEGRAGALGVMHSFLLNCRELVTEDITRRLLTPIESALAMLVNIAPVLKSYGQHLKAPAAMVRLRLYETLSLLPPTCLESSYTHLLRMLVSEFTLTDNPANTTTSLLRNLCHADESIILATWFQETDHRLIEDQLQPTSAAGSGALEHDALSLYRPLKTSEQCPGPLPLGVAVIDMSIQLFGLIFPRAANKHRLQMVTHFTECIKNSKSSRQEAVQMNIFTALLCGLKGITDAKAVIGQDDVKTNVTNLIISGLTSANPILRCAASEALGRLAQVVGDSRVTAELAQNSFNNLKSARDVVTRTGHSFALGCLHRYVGGMGSSQHLSTSVSILLALAQDGSSPVVQVWALYALSLIADSGGPMFRSYVEPTLSLALKLLLTVPQSHVDVHQCIGRVLSALITTVGPELQASASARSSFMCACAIMQAHPDPLVQAEATGCLQQLHLFAPQSVVLATLVPTMCKNLSSNYLMLRKAAVSCLRQLTTREAKEVCEHASKAVTTDDENFDISELGLPGVLFHMLDKETDVEMIKNIHDTIVSMLQMLAAENLTQWLNLCKNVLTVAAEGGNLLAGDEAQIKDTDENDEENDDDNIEFHAEDNQASHPQIQPRWPTRVFASECVRKIITACEQANPVHFDMLAAKELQITKARGDFLVLHLSDLIRMAFIAATSDSDQLRLEGMKTLQVIIRKFAHVPEPEFPGHLLLEQFQAQVGAALRPAFANETPSHVTAAACEVCSAWIGSGVARDLNDLRRVHQLLVSSLNKLHTKTNSTQLYNESMATLEKLSILKAWAQVYIFAMIENGNAPASVILKKLSLGAKTIGLRLTKPEEDDFGDFESKGESILSLVQPELENLSQQWLAALKDYALLSLPAEFQGQLPHDGGAFYTNDTINSSKSHYISSWPPILHAAALWLNDGGFDALDGDSDKDNNNSDEAGPSNETPKIGHGSISADRFHMIFGICMEALCSTRTNEKPECVVACLQSLHTVFNSKYARQVFTRNGSLPIELCNVLYRLILTRDSLEVQLLCMEVLKQTITAAEERLEIEKAGKATKNTEKVENADDTEATKDGTKSDLDYLGEGGETGHIEPGESHVYAVLEVALCLLVRQIPAMNPSGNTRITTEQLQQQLNSNGNAAKLGIDNGMLVSSALQSLEHLTKLCSPQGALQILPTILYLTTGTIKEIATKSVHDPTILANTPTIQAALHLLKSVITDKYATDERSSEEWMKLLQSALAKIIDLTKTGSEDTKLDEVTMMLAIAVFILHSKSSLVSVPGLQYPCINHFRQCLQSESNMVRLKCIQTMRQIFVNADLKVATPYIHALAPRLVEHLHADNVRNIKNENELALVLESITTVEGLISLAEPQNRDLMQGIQMLTLLVPILISFLSDQQAKNKSKYSVQLHEHSLQWLMKIGPKYPEEFKGLMAQHPELRAKLEIAVRNNQQMTSSMQKAKNDATNAAKANIQPAKPTIELKMDFSNFGK, encoded by the exons atggaatccTCACAAAGCTTGACGCTAAACGAGGAAGCTCTCAGCAAAATTCCCGAGCAAAAACGTCCCGTGTTCGTGTTTGAATGGCTTCGTCACTTGGATAAAGTCCTGATTGCTGCCCAAAAGTCTGACATCAAAGCGTGCcagaaaaaattagttgaacaGTTGTTGGCACACATCCAAGGTACACCGGGTCCTCCAATGCGACGCTTAATTGCGAAAAATCTCGCAACTTTATTCAGTGTGGGCGACACATTTTTACTCATCGAGACGGCAAACAAGTGCAATGACATTCTAAAAAACAAAGATGACTCGCCGTCGTTTTTGGCGACGCGTCTTGCAGCGATCGGGATTCTTGGCAGCATGTACGAAAAGTTGGGACGCATGATGGGAAGGACTTATGAGGAAACAGTTCAACTTTTGTTGAAGCTTTTGCGGAATGCTGAGTCACAAACACGCATTGAAATTGTAATTACGTTGGAAAAAGTCTGCACGGGAATGGGTTCGGCGATAAATAACGTTCACAAAGACATCTACAAAGCCGTGCGATATTGTTTGACGGATCGCGTGATGGCAGTTCGAGTCGCAGCTGCAGATTGTCTGCTCGAAATGTGTCAACATGCCCCATTTTTGTACACAACTGAACTCGAAAGTCTCTCGGCTCTGTGTTTTCGTGCTCTTGACGGCAGCAATTACGAAGTGCGATGCGCTGTGGCGAAATTACTTGGAAATTTGATCGCTTTTACGCAACTTCCGGTGAAATCGGGACCCGGAAATGCCGCTGCTGCGAAAACATTCAAGCCAATTTCGCTCGATGAAGCTTTAAGTGTCCTCATGGGAGGATTTTTACGCGGCGGAGCATCTTTCTTAAAAGGCACTGAGATGATAAAAGGCACGAGCAACATAAATCGCGAAGTTCGGGTCGGCGTAACGCACGCTTATGTCATTTTCGTTCAAACCATGGGCGGATTGTGGTTGGAACGGAATCTCCAAGCATTTTTAAGTCACGTTCTTGAACTTGTAGCAAACCCCAAAGCTGCTTCGTCGCATGTTGATGCCGTTTATTCGCGAAAATGCATCAATTTTATCTTGGATTCTGTCATTGGGAAGATGTTGGGCGAGAAAGCACAAGCTTCGGCATGTAAGGAATTGGTTCATATCATCGCGAAACAGATGAATTCGATAGATTTTTCGCCAGAAAATGCAAAAGATGCGAATCAAGAGACGCTTTTCAGTCAACATTTGTTGGTTTGTGCACTTCAGGAGCTTGGATCGTTAATTTTGATTCTTGGGACGACGGCGCAAAATCTTCTTTCGGATCATACACTGAATTTAATTGACGCCGTGTGTGCAGTTTTGGTTCATCCCTGTTCCGCAGCTCGTTTGGCAGCTGCTTGGTGTTTGAGATCAATTTGTGTGGCAGTTCCAAGTCAAATTACGCCGTTAATTGATCGATTCATTGATGCCATTGAGAAGATGCGAACGTCTCCGGATGCGATTTCAGGTTATTCTTGTGCTCTTGCTGCTGTTTTAGGGTCTGTGAGACTCTCGCCGCTTGGAATTCCTCATACGAAaggcaaaattatatttaatacgGCGGAAGAATTGCTCAGAACAGCAAGTCAGAATAGCAGGTTGTCGTTAAATCGAACACAAGCTGGATG GCTCCTGATAGGCAGTATCATGACATTAGGCAATGCAgtagtgaaaaatttacttcccCGTATGTTACTTTTGTGGCGAAATGCGTTCCCTCGCAGCACAAAAGAGCTTGAGAGTGAAAAAGCTCGCGGAGATGCCTTTACGTGGCAAGTTACGCTTGAAGGACGAGCCGGAGCATTGGGAGTAATGCATAGTTTCTTGTTGAATTGTCGTGAATTGGTTACGGAAGATATTACGAGACGACTTTTGACGCCGATTGAAAGTGCACTCGCGATGTTGGTTAA CATCGCTCCCGTCCTCAAAAGCTACGGACAACACTTGAAAGCACCCGCAGCAATGGTTCGCCTCCGCCTGTACGAAACTTTATCCCTCCTTCCGCCAACTTGTCTTGAATCCAGTTACACTCATCTCCTCCGAATGCTCGTCTCGGAGTTCACTCTAACTGACAATCCCGCAAATACAACAACTTCCTTGCTCCGAAACTTGTGTCATGCCGACGAATCGATCATTTTGGCGACTTGGTTTCAGGAAACTGATCATCGTTTAATTGAGGATCAg ctTCAACCGACAAGTGCTGCGGGTTCAGGAGCTTTGGAACATGATGCGTTGTCACTTTATCGTCCTTTAAAAACTTCAGAACAGTGTCCCGGACCTCTTCCATTGGGCGTTGCTGTCATCGATATGTCAATTCAGCTGTTTGGATTGATTTTTCCGCGTGCCGCGAACAAACATCGTCTTCAAATGGTCACGCATTTCACGGAATGcatcaaaaattcgaaaagttCGCGTCAGGAAGCGGTTCAAATGAACATTTTCACGGCGCTTTTGTGCGGTTTGAAGGGAATTACGGATGCGAAAGCCGTTATTGGGCAAGATGATGTCAAGACAAATGTcacaaatttgataattaGCGGCTTGACAAGTGCAAATCCGATCCTGAGATGCGCCGCAAGTGAAGCTCTCGGTCGATTAGCGCAAGTTGTTGGCGATTCTCGTGTCACAGCTGAACTCGCACAAAATTCTTTCAATAATTTGAAGTCGGCACGTGATGTTGTCACCCGAACCGGGCATAGTTTCGCCCTTGGATGCCTTCATCGGTATGTCGGAGGCATGGGATCTTCGCAACATTTGAGTACAAGTGTCTCAATTTTGTTGGCATTGGCTCAAGATGGCTCCAGTCCCGTCGTTCAAGTGTGGGCGTTGTATGCCTTATCGCTAATTGCCGATTCCGGAGGTCCCATGTTTCGTTCTTACGTCGAACCAACACTTTCGTTGGCTTTGAAACTCTTGTTAACCGTCCCGCAATCCCATGTCGACGTTCATCAGTGCATCGGGCGCGTCTTAAGCGCTTTAATTACCACTGTCGGACCCGAATTACAAGCTTCCGCATCGGCAAGATCGAGTTTCATGTGTGCTTGTGCAATAATGCAAGCCCATCCAGATCCTTTGGTTCAAGCAGAAGCCACGGGATGTCTCCAACAATTACATCTCTTTGCACCGCAATCCGTCGTTTTAGCAACTCTTGTGCCGACAATGTGCAAAAATTTGTCGAGCAATTATTTGATGCTTCGAAAGGCAGCTGTTTCGTGTTTGAGGCAATTAACGACGCGAGAAGCGAAGGAAGTTTGTGAACATGCATCGAAAGCGGTGACGAcagatgatgaaaattttgatatttccgAGTTGGGATTGCCGGGCGTTTTATTTCACATGTTGGATAAGGAAACTGACGTTgagatgattaaaaatattcatgatacGATTGTTTCGATGCTGCAGATGTTGGCGGCGGAGAATTTGACGCAATGGTTGAATTTGTGCAAGAATGTTTTGACTGTTGCTGCTGAAGGAGGTAATTTACTTgcag gcGACGAAGCACAAATAAAAGACACCGATGAAAATGACGaagaaaacgacgacgacaacatcgAATTCCACGCCGAAGACAATCAAGCCTCACATCCGCAAATCCAACCACGTTGGCCAACTCGCGTATTCGCTTCGGAATGTGTTCGCAAAATCATCACCGCCTGCGAACAAGCAAATCCCGTTCATTTTGACATGTTGGCAGCAAAAGAACTCCAAATAACGAAAGCACGCGGTGACTTTTTGGTTTTACATCTTTCGGATTTAATTCGAATGGCATTTATTGCTGCAACTTCTGACTCGGATCAACTTCGTCTCGAGGGAATGAAGACTCTACAAGTCATTATTCGTAAATTTGCTCACGTTCCCGAACCCGAATTCCCCGGGCATTTACTTCTCGAGCAATTTCAAGCGCAAGTTGGAGCCGCTTTACGTCCCGCCTTCGCGAATGAGACTCCGAGTCACGTAACAGCAGCTGCTTGTGAAGTTTGTTCCGCGTGGATTGGTTCGGGAGTCGCTCGTGACTTGAATGATTTGCGTCGCGTTCATCAATTACTCGTCTCGAGCTTGAATAAATTGCATACGAAGACAAATAGCACGCAACTGTACAACGAAAGTATGGCAACTTTGGAAAAATTGAGCATTTTGAAGGCTTGGGCGCAAGTTTATATCTTCGCGATGATCGAAAATGGAAATGCGCCGGCAAGTGTGATCCTTAAAAAGTTATCCTTGGGTGCAAAAACCATCGGATTGCGACTCACGAAGCCCGAAGAAGACGATTTTGGGGATTTTGAGAGCAAAGGCGAGAGTATTTTGTCGCTTGTGCAACCAGAATTGGAGAATTTATCGCAACAATGGTTAGCGGCGTTGAAAGATTATGCCTTGCTTTCACTCCCAGCTGAGTTTCAAGGACAACTGCCGCATGATGGAGGCGCCTTTTACACAAATGACACAATAAACTCGTCAAAATCGCATTATATCTCGTCGTGGCCTCCAATTTTGCACGCAGCAGCTTTGTGGTTGAACGACGGAGGCTTCGACGCCTTAGATGGGGACTCCgataaagataataataattccgaCGAAGCAGGACCATCAAATGAAACCCCAAAAATTGGTCATGGAAGCATCAGCGCCGATCGTTTTCACATGATTTTCGGGATTTGCATGGAGGCGCTTTGCAGTACGCGAACAAACGAGAAACCCGAATGCGTTGTTGCCTGTTTGCAATCCCTTCATACAGTTTTCAATAGTAAATATGCGAGACAAGTTTTTACGCGAAACGGATCGCTGCCCATTGAGCTTTGTAATGTCTTGTATCGCCTGATTTTGACGCGTGACAGTTTGGAAGTTCAACTTTTGTGCATGGAAGTGCTCAAACAAACCATTACCGCAGCCGAGGAACGTCTTGAAATCGAAAAAGCGGGAAAAGCGacgaaaaatacggaaaaagtGGAAAATGCGGATGACACGGAAGCCACGAAAGATGGAACAAAGTCGGATTTGGATTATTTGGGAGAAGGAGGAGAAACGGGGCATATTGAGCCGGGAGAATCGCACGTTTATGCGGTGCTTGAAGTAGCGTTGTGTTTGTTAGTAAGGCAGATTCCGGCGATGAATCCGTCAGGCAATACGAGAATAACGACGGAACAGTTGCAACAACAATTAAATTCGAATGGAAATGCGGCGAAATTGGGAATTGATAATGGGATGTTGGTTTCGTCGGCGCTGCAGTCGTTGGAGCATTTGACGAAGTTGTGTTCGCctcaag gtgCACTTCAAATCCTTCCAACAATCCTCTACTTGACAACGGGAACTATTAAAGAAATTGCAACTAAATCCGTTCATGATCCAACAATCCTCGCCAATACTCCAACAATCCAAGCAGCTTTGCATTTACTCAAATCCGTCATAACCGACAAATATGCCACAGACGAACGCAGTTCCGAGGAATGGATGAAATTACTCCAAAGTGCATTGGCAAAAATAATCGATTTAACAAAAACGGGCTCGGAAGACACAAAATTGGATGAAGTTACGATGATGTTAGCAATTGCCGTGTTCATTTTACATTCAAAATCGAGTCTTGTGTCTGTTCCTGGATTACAATATCCGTGCATCAATCATTTCCGACAATGTTTGCAATCCGAATCGAATATGGTGAGACTCAAATGCATTCAAACGATGCgacaaattttcgttaatgCCGATTTGAAag tcgCTACTCCTTACATTCACGCCTTGGCTCCTCGTTTGGTTGAACATTTACATGCAGATAATGttagaaatatcaaaaatgagAACGAGTTGGCTTTGGTTTTGGAAAGCATTACTACTGTTGAAGGTCTTATAAGTCTTGCTGAGCCACAAAATc GAGATTTAATGCAAG gcataCAAATGTTGACGTTGTTAGTTCCAATTCTCATCAGCTTCCTATCGGATCAacaggcaaaaaataaatcaaaatattctgTGCAATTACATGAACACTCGTTGCAATGGTTGATGAAAATTGGACCCAAATATCCagaa gAATTCAAGGGTCTCATGGCGCAACACCCCGAGCTTCGTGCAAAACTGGAAATTGCTGTTCGCAACAATCAACAAATGACTTCCAGCAtgcaaaaagctaaaaatgacGCCACAAATGCCGCAAAAGCAAATATTCAACCTGCAAAACCTacgattgaattaaaaatggattttagcaattttggaaaataa